A genomic segment from Chthoniobacterales bacterium encodes:
- the cysS gene encoding cysteine--tRNA ligase, which produces MALQFFNTLTRQVEPFAPREEGRVSLYTCGPTVYNYAHIGNFRAYAFEDLLQRHLEFRGYAVTRVMNLTDVDDKTIRGCRAAAVPLAEFTQPFKQAFFADLETLRIRKAHHFPEATAANHIARMIAMIGTLIERGHAYRAEDGSVYFRIASFPAYGRLAHLNLDELRPGARVAADEYEKENIGDFALWKAWDEADGDVAWDSPWGRGRPGWHIECSAMATGILGPQIDIHCGGEDNIFPHHEAEIAQTECVTGEPFVRLWMHCKHLLVDNQKMSKSAGNFYTLRDLLEKGRTGREVRYALLSVKYREPLNFTFEGLDAARSALARLDEWSRRLDEAAGPSAEPVDLDLEAFGTALDDDLNISAALGAVFEIIRETNKRLDAGTLTPGQARTLANWRDQVQTVLALEPKVAAIPPEVEALLAERAAARTAKNFAESDRLRDAIAALGWTVKDTKEGQKVSKS; this is translated from the coding sequence ATGGCGCTGCAGTTCTTCAACACGCTCACCCGCCAGGTCGAGCCCTTCGCCCCGCGCGAGGAAGGGCGCGTCTCGCTCTACACCTGCGGCCCGACCGTCTACAACTACGCCCACATCGGGAATTTCCGCGCCTACGCCTTCGAGGATCTCCTCCAGCGCCACCTCGAGTTCCGCGGCTATGCCGTCACCCGCGTGATGAACCTCACCGACGTGGACGACAAGACGATCCGCGGCTGCCGCGCCGCCGCCGTCCCGCTCGCCGAGTTCACGCAGCCATTCAAGCAGGCCTTCTTCGCCGACCTCGAAACGCTGCGCATCAGGAAGGCCCACCACTTCCCCGAGGCCACCGCTGCGAATCACATCGCGCGCATGATCGCGATGATCGGCACGCTCATCGAGCGCGGCCACGCCTACCGCGCCGAGGACGGCAGCGTCTATTTCCGCATCGCCAGCTTCCCCGCCTACGGGCGGCTCGCGCACCTCAATCTCGACGAACTCCGCCCCGGCGCTCGCGTCGCCGCCGACGAATACGAGAAGGAGAACATCGGCGACTTCGCGCTCTGGAAGGCCTGGGACGAAGCCGACGGCGACGTCGCCTGGGACAGTCCATGGGGCCGCGGCCGGCCCGGCTGGCACATCGAATGCAGCGCCATGGCCACTGGCATCCTTGGCCCGCAGATCGACATCCATTGCGGCGGAGAGGACAACATCTTCCCGCACCACGAGGCCGAGATCGCGCAGACGGAATGCGTCACCGGCGAGCCTTTCGTCCGCCTCTGGATGCACTGCAAGCATCTCCTCGTGGACAATCAGAAGATGTCCAAGAGCGCCGGCAATTTCTACACGCTCCGCGACCTCCTCGAGAAAGGCCGCACCGGGCGCGAGGTCCGCTACGCCCTGCTCTCCGTCAAATACCGCGAGCCGCTCAACTTCACCTTCGAAGGCCTCGACGCCGCCCGCAGCGCCCTCGCGCGCCTCGACGAATGGAGCCGCCGCCTCGACGAGGCCGCCGGTCCCAGCGCCGAGCCGGTCGACCTCGACCTCGAGGCCTTCGGCACCGCCCTTGACGACGACCTGAACATCTCCGCCGCCCTCGGCGCCGTCTTCGAAATCATCCGCGAAACGAACAAGCGCCTTGACGCCGGCACGCTCACCCCCGGCCAGGCTCGCACGCTAGCAAACTGGCGCGACCAGGTGCAGACCGTCCTCGCCCTCGAGCCCAAGGTCGCCGCCATCCCGCCCGAGGTCGAGGCCCTGCTCGCCGAGCGCGCCGCCGCCCGCACCGCAAAGAATTTCGCCGAAAGCGACCGCCTCCGCGACGCCATCGCCGCCCTCGGCTGGACGGTGAAGGACACGAAAGAAGGCCAGAAGGTGTCAAAGAGCTAA
- a CDS encoding MFS transporter translates to MSPSYPRGAFNSHWFNLFNAIAFQVMMGAPIVLFGKSLGASSTVIGIIAAFTPLMTVMQLPAARFLDRYSYRQFVLSGWGLRTVFIYLVAVIPLLGFLDNTSRLALLLAALFIFNLLRGISSAGWMPWIAAIIPEPVRGRFLARDQLFTYAGSLLSLVACAWVMRGRVDPWEFSVVFLISAVGGSASLWFIKRIPDAPTGEAMTRSAHPVPWLAMLRHSPFLRLLGFNLLFMLVIGSLSVFTVEFLREFQHFEADMILMLSGVAFVGPILSLMITARVIDGVGSKPVLRVALAIFALVLIGWLLIAGGVWPCTVPIVTALNFFTGLAAANFNVANTRIAMATMPEMGRNHFFALFTVITSLGLGAAPVMWGVTLDAIGGYEMATGWGEFAWRRHSIYFAVLLLADVAAFAAVTWLVEAASTPRGDGNVIAGRLRRLSRIWMR, encoded by the coding sequence GTGTCGCCGTCCTATCCACGCGGAGCGTTCAACTCGCATTGGTTCAATCTGTTCAACGCCATCGCGTTCCAGGTGATGATGGGGGCGCCGATCGTGCTGTTCGGCAAATCGCTTGGCGCCTCGTCGACGGTGATCGGCATCATTGCCGCGTTTACGCCGCTGATGACGGTGATGCAGCTGCCGGCGGCGCGATTTCTGGATCGCTATTCGTATCGCCAGTTCGTGCTGAGTGGCTGGGGACTGCGAACGGTGTTCATTTATCTGGTGGCGGTGATTCCGCTGCTCGGCTTCCTCGACAATACCTCGAGGCTCGCGCTGCTCCTCGCCGCGCTCTTCATTTTCAACCTGCTGCGCGGGATTTCCTCGGCGGGCTGGATGCCGTGGATCGCGGCGATCATTCCCGAGCCGGTGCGAGGGCGCTTCCTCGCACGCGACCAGCTTTTTACCTACGCCGGCAGCCTGCTCTCGCTCGTGGCGTGCGCATGGGTGATGCGCGGGCGCGTCGATCCGTGGGAATTTTCCGTCGTGTTCCTCATCAGTGCGGTGGGCGGGTCGGCGAGCCTGTGGTTCATCAAACGCATCCCGGACGCGCCGACGGGCGAGGCGATGACGCGTTCCGCGCATCCGGTGCCGTGGTTGGCCATGCTGCGGCATTCGCCGTTCCTGCGGCTGCTGGGGTTCAACCTGCTGTTCATGCTTGTGATCGGGAGCCTGAGCGTCTTCACGGTCGAGTTCCTCCGGGAGTTCCAACACTTCGAGGCGGACATGATCCTGATGCTCTCGGGCGTGGCTTTCGTGGGGCCGATTCTCTCGCTGATGATCACGGCGCGCGTGATCGATGGCGTGGGGAGCAAGCCCGTGCTGCGCGTGGCGCTGGCGATCTTCGCCCTCGTGCTGATCGGCTGGCTGCTCATCGCGGGCGGCGTGTGGCCGTGCACGGTGCCGATCGTGACGGCGCTCAATTTCTTCACCGGCCTCGCGGCGGCGAATTTCAACGTGGCGAACACGCGCATCGCGATGGCGACGATGCCGGAAATGGGCCGGAACCATTTCTTTGCGCTGTTCACGGTGATCACCAGCCTCGGGCTGGGCGCGGCGCCGGTGATGTGGGGGGTGACGCTCGATGCGATCGGCGGCTACGAAATGGCGACGGGCTGGGGCGAATTCGCCTGGCGGCGGCACAGCATTTATTTCGCCGTGTTGCTGCTGGCGGACGTCGCGGCCTTCGCGGCGGTGACGTGGCTGGTGGAGGCCGCGAGCACGCCGCGGGGCGATGGCAACGTGATCGCGGGGCGCCTGCGGCGGCTGTCGCGGATCTGGATGCGGTAG
- a CDS encoding inositol monophosphatase family protein, producing MSDYLHSAVEAAQAAGGLLRANFGRKLTVDENLAHDIKLELDKRSQTLIESLLLARYPDHAIYGEEGIRGDQDSEYQWIIDPIDGTVNFFYGVAHFAVSIALRHAGKIIVGVIYDPIRDELWAVEAGQPATLNGLPIAVSDRTALGEAIVSVGVSKTLESVNASLPIFTRMVREAKKCRMMGSASLDVAYVACGRLDAYIEGQISLWDIAAGLLLVEAAGGKVDLKPHATLPEKYAIVATSGRIDFGV from the coding sequence ATGTCCGACTATCTTCACTCCGCGGTGGAAGCCGCCCAGGCCGCTGGCGGCCTGCTCCGCGCCAACTTCGGTCGCAAGCTCACCGTCGACGAAAACCTCGCCCACGACATCAAGCTCGAGCTCGACAAGCGTTCTCAGACGCTCATCGAGTCGCTCCTGCTCGCCCGCTATCCCGACCACGCCATCTACGGCGAAGAAGGCATTCGCGGCGACCAGGACAGCGAATACCAGTGGATCATCGATCCCATCGACGGCACCGTGAACTTCTTCTACGGCGTCGCCCACTTCGCCGTCTCGATTGCCCTGCGCCACGCCGGCAAGATCATCGTCGGCGTCATCTACGATCCCATCCGCGACGAACTCTGGGCCGTCGAAGCCGGACAGCCCGCCACGCTCAACGGCCTGCCCATCGCCGTCAGCGACCGCACCGCACTCGGGGAAGCCATCGTCTCCGTCGGCGTTTCCAAGACGCTCGAGTCCGTGAACGCCAGCCTCCCGATCTTCACCCGCATGGTCCGCGAGGCCAAAAAGTGCCGCATGATGGGCTCCGCCTCGCTCGACGTCGCCTACGTCGCCTGCGGCCGTCTCGATGCCTACATCGAAGGCCAGATCAGCCTCTGGGACATCGCCGCCGGCCTGCTCCTCGTCGAGGCTGCGGGCGGCAAGGTCGACCTGAAGCCCCACGCCACGTTGCCGGAGAAATACGCGATCGTCGCCACCAGCGGCCGCATCGACTTCGGAGTTTGA
- a CDS encoding glycoside hydrolase family 75 protein, producing the protein MTARRKFPRDRALLIGLAGVSLALAGCEKPVPPPPPTPTPAPSVTPRPTATPRPSPTATPVPVIDRKRLSVSELFNDIQVVSEIDAVRSPETASQDRTQPGSYGLHLTLKVDVPAPSHTLEQITRNDATLPAALPGLAALLSDAKTSAAFEQLYALKLDYLKARLSRLDTLLDRHNFYDCETILELRNPATGRRALFLQGDMDVNTDGSDGDRNFPVEPGSVFFQPQTSYRWKRQTDRPNPFLAPTQARLAINRAELAKNPAPARRAVLRDAIERDTAIIYELQRYSFLIAGNDPYIVLPGFMVRNATGPFAPAIGDYAAVVHGGIVYPAILGDVGPSFKFGEAAIRLCQQINPRSTANSRPVSSLKVTYLVFPGTKEAAAGPPDLAKWRARCEELFKDLGLQPSQIHSWESLIQPWPTPTPTPTPTPSPSPSPTASPSPDSSPSATPSPSASPSPTIPPSPSPSPATTP; encoded by the coding sequence ATGACGGCCCGGCGGAAATTCCCCCGCGATCGCGCCCTCCTCATCGGCCTCGCCGGCGTATCGCTGGCCCTCGCCGGCTGCGAAAAGCCGGTGCCGCCGCCCCCACCGACGCCGACGCCCGCCCCCTCGGTCACTCCGCGTCCCACCGCGACGCCGCGACCCTCCCCCACCGCGACGCCGGTTCCCGTGATCGACCGCAAGCGGCTGAGCGTCTCCGAGCTGTTCAACGACATCCAGGTCGTCAGCGAAATCGACGCCGTCCGCAGCCCGGAAACCGCTTCGCAGGACCGCACCCAGCCCGGCAGCTACGGCCTTCACCTCACCCTCAAGGTCGACGTCCCCGCCCCCAGCCACACGCTCGAGCAGATCACCCGCAACGACGCCACGCTGCCCGCGGCCCTGCCCGGCCTCGCGGCCCTGCTCTCCGACGCAAAAACCTCCGCCGCCTTCGAGCAGCTCTACGCCCTCAAGCTCGACTATCTCAAAGCCCGCCTCTCGCGGCTCGACACCCTGCTCGACCGCCACAACTTCTACGATTGCGAGACCATCCTCGAACTCCGCAATCCCGCCACCGGCCGCCGCGCGCTCTTCCTCCAGGGCGACATGGACGTGAATACCGATGGCTCCGACGGCGACCGCAATTTCCCCGTCGAGCCCGGCTCCGTTTTCTTCCAGCCCCAGACCAGCTACCGCTGGAAGCGCCAGACCGACCGGCCCAACCCCTTTCTCGCTCCCACCCAGGCAAGGCTCGCAATCAACCGCGCCGAACTCGCCAAAAATCCCGCCCCCGCCCGCCGCGCCGTCCTCCGCGACGCCATCGAGCGCGACACCGCCATCATCTACGAGCTGCAGCGCTACAGCTTCCTCATCGCGGGCAACGACCCCTACATTGTGCTCCCCGGCTTCATGGTCCGCAATGCCACCGGCCCCTTCGCCCCGGCCATCGGCGACTACGCTGCCGTCGTGCATGGCGGCATCGTCTACCCCGCCATTCTTGGCGATGTCGGCCCCTCCTTCAAATTCGGCGAGGCCGCCATCCGGCTCTGCCAGCAGATCAACCCCCGCTCCACCGCCAACTCGCGCCCGGTAAGCAGCCTCAAAGTCACCTACCTCGTCTTCCCTGGCACGAAGGAAGCCGCGGCCGGACCCCCGGATCTCGCCAAATGGCGCGCCCGCTGCGAGGAGCTCTTCAAGGATCTCGGACTCCAGCCGAGTCAGATCCACTCCTGGGAAAGCCTCATCCAGCCTTGGCCGACCCCGACGCCAACTCCCACACCCACGCCGTCTCCCTCGCCGAGCCCGACCGCCAGCCCGTCTCCAGACTCCTCACCCAGCGCGACCCCGTCGCCGAGCGCGTCGCCCTCGCCGACCATCCCGCCATCTCCATCCCCCTCTCCGGCAACGACCCCGTAA
- a CDS encoding acyl-CoA thioesterase has translation MGSSNPLPRWLSTILWGNSVALSWMWGLGLFFSVQFTTQFGLFGLLAFAIPNFIGLMAFGLVTQQIANRQKNKGSEALAQFFVAWSRPFRLVFFLYQILALSLTIFAIMRYVVMPLQLPLAFLYLPLALLVILAAAVLFGEEFNIKRIKFSHGALFLVLLAALGIIFSSLGKFGAVSTVEWTPQPTGSWSFWGYFVPIFIGFLVGPWLDLQQWQRAIQMHRERVSVGWGYVFGSLQFFALLLVHGGLTLWALGLGGKELFHTGVEGFTYGHDMLLKFFYASIDVHPVVFSAYCVFIAICILTTLDSGYIAIRWFLQSNVNTSNAAILSLIPAKLITSPIPALLLCGVIALVCTVVGLDLEYFMIFFATFLVGYEVLGVARCYVYSPANAIPQIKMFCIGSVAVVIFAFGYLQSLPGLQIIGSLLPLGYVFWLLIKPTSAEEFVSNTEELESPSQSGAVLPASAPAAPVATSLPAAISSAVQHPVAAAAAALGIHDLTGHFEDKWFVHSFVATYADTNSVGNVYFGMYAMWVGKTRELFFNKVMPKFNLKDTPFYILTRSFEHKFVRETREFETVKVKIKIAGFNRKFVTLAHEIYDSHEQLLGKGQQSLLFVSSTDYHMLDIPPDVHAAFIVHA, from the coding sequence ATGGGTTCTTCCAATCCCCTGCCCCGCTGGCTCTCCACGATTCTCTGGGGAAATTCCGTCGCTCTCTCCTGGATGTGGGGCCTTGGACTGTTCTTCTCGGTCCAGTTCACCACGCAGTTCGGCCTTTTCGGCCTCCTTGCCTTCGCGATTCCGAACTTCATCGGCCTCATGGCCTTCGGCCTCGTCACCCAGCAAATCGCCAACCGCCAGAAAAACAAGGGATCCGAGGCTCTCGCGCAGTTCTTCGTCGCCTGGTCGCGACCGTTCCGGCTGGTTTTCTTCCTCTACCAGATCCTCGCCCTCTCGCTCACGATCTTCGCGATCATGCGCTACGTCGTGATGCCGCTGCAGCTCCCGCTTGCGTTCCTCTACCTCCCGCTCGCCCTTCTCGTCATCCTCGCCGCGGCCGTCCTCTTCGGTGAGGAGTTCAACATCAAACGCATCAAGTTCAGCCACGGCGCGCTCTTCCTCGTGCTCCTCGCCGCGCTTGGCATCATCTTCAGCTCACTCGGAAAATTCGGCGCCGTCTCCACGGTGGAATGGACCCCGCAGCCCACGGGCAGCTGGAGCTTCTGGGGCTACTTCGTGCCGATCTTCATCGGCTTCCTCGTGGGCCCGTGGCTCGATCTCCAGCAATGGCAGCGCGCCATCCAGATGCACCGCGAGCGCGTCTCGGTCGGCTGGGGCTACGTCTTCGGCAGCCTGCAATTCTTCGCGCTCCTCCTCGTGCACGGCGGCCTCACGCTCTGGGCGCTCGGGCTCGGCGGCAAGGAGCTCTTCCACACCGGCGTCGAGGGCTTCACCTACGGCCACGACATGCTGCTCAAGTTTTTCTATGCCAGCATCGACGTCCATCCCGTCGTCTTCTCGGCCTACTGCGTTTTCATCGCCATCTGCATCCTCACCACGCTCGACAGCGGCTATATCGCCATCCGCTGGTTCCTCCAGTCGAACGTGAACACCAGCAACGCCGCCATCCTCTCGCTCATTCCGGCGAAACTCATCACCTCGCCGATCCCCGCTCTCCTGCTCTGCGGCGTCATCGCGCTCGTCTGCACCGTCGTCGGGCTCGACCTCGAGTATTTCATGATCTTCTTCGCAACGTTCCTCGTCGGCTACGAGGTGCTCGGCGTCGCCCGCTGCTACGTCTACAGCCCGGCGAACGCGATCCCACAGATCAAGATGTTCTGCATCGGCTCGGTGGCCGTCGTCATCTTCGCCTTCGGCTATCTCCAGTCGCTGCCCGGGCTCCAGATCATCGGCTCGCTGCTCCCGCTCGGCTACGTCTTCTGGCTCCTCATCAAACCGACCTCGGCCGAGGAATTTGTGTCGAACACCGAGGAGCTCGAGTCTCCCTCGCAATCCGGCGCCGTGCTTCCCGCCTCCGCTCCCGCCGCGCCCGTGGCCACGTCCCTCCCCGCCGCGATCTCCTCTGCCGTGCAACATCCCGTCGCCGCCGCCGCCGCCGCGCTCGGCATTCACGACCTCACCGGACACTTCGAGGACAAGTGGTTCGTCCATTCGTTCGTCGCGACCTACGCGGACACCAACTCCGTCGGCAACGTCTACTTCGGCATGTATGCCATGTGGGTCGGCAAGACGCGCGAGCTGTTCTTCAACAAGGTCATGCCGAAGTTCAACCTCAAGGACACGCCGTTCTACATCCTCACGCGGTCCTTCGAGCACAAGTTCGTCCGCGAGACCCGCGAGTTCGAGACCGTGAAGGTGAAAATCAAGATCGCCGGCTTCAACCGGAAGTTCGTCACGCTCGCCCACGAAATCTACGACTCGCACGAGCAACTTCTCGGCAAGGGCCAGCAAAGTCTGCTCTTCGTTTCCTCGACCGATTACCACATGCTCGACATCCCGCCCGATGTCCATGCGGCCTTCATTGTGCACGCCTGA
- a CDS encoding UDP-N-acetylglucosamine diphosphorylase, whose amino-acid sequence MFAPDKFLDLSETEHGLLFEDVEHVWQALPKIAAYLKFRLKPAILGKVVGKPFISDKVYIGKGTIIEHGAMIKGPAWIGENCEIRNGAYIRENVILGDGVVAGNSSEFKNCLVFNDAEIPHYNYVGDSILGHKAHLGAGVILSNVRLDRQSVSVAAPDGPIDTGLRKFGAVVGDRSEIGCNAVLSPGSIIGRSCIIYPGTQWRGVLPDHSIAKLRQDLSIIPRQS is encoded by the coding sequence ATGTTCGCGCCCGATAAATTCCTCGATCTCTCGGAAACCGAACACGGCTTGCTGTTCGAAGACGTCGAGCACGTCTGGCAGGCCCTTCCGAAGATCGCCGCCTACCTGAAGTTCCGGCTGAAGCCCGCCATCCTCGGCAAGGTCGTCGGCAAACCCTTCATCAGCGACAAAGTCTACATCGGCAAGGGCACGATCATTGAACACGGAGCGATGATCAAAGGTCCGGCCTGGATCGGCGAAAATTGCGAGATCCGCAATGGCGCTTACATCCGCGAGAACGTCATCCTGGGCGATGGCGTCGTCGCCGGAAACTCCAGCGAGTTCAAGAACTGCCTCGTCTTCAACGACGCCGAGATCCCGCACTACAACTACGTCGGCGACTCCATCCTCGGGCACAAGGCCCACCTCGGCGCGGGGGTGATTCTCTCGAACGTCCGCCTCGACCGACAGTCGGTCTCCGTCGCCGCTCCCGACGGCCCCATCGATACCGGCCTGCGCAAATTCGGCGCCGTGGTCGGCGACCGCAGCGAAATCGGCTGCAACGCGGTGCTTAGCCCCGGCTCGATTATCGGCCGTAGCTGCATCATCTACCCCGGCACGCAATGGCGCGGCGTCCTGCCGGATCACAGCATCGCCAAACTCCGCCAGGATCTCAGCATAATCCCGCGGCAGAGCTGA
- the ispF gene encoding 2-C-methyl-D-erythritol 2,4-cyclodiphosphate synthase has product MNTVGIGYDVHRFAEYRPLVLGGIEIPHDRGLDGHSDADVLSHAIADAILGAAGELDIGHFFPNTDESIRGISSLEILRRVRETLAGKSVEIINIDATVIAEEPKIAPHLAGMKAALSEALLLAPERIGIKATTNEGMGFLGRGEGIAAMAVASVNRP; this is encoded by the coding sequence ATGAATACTGTTGGCATCGGCTACGACGTCCATCGCTTCGCGGAATATCGCCCTCTCGTCCTCGGCGGCATCGAGATCCCTCACGATCGCGGACTCGATGGCCATTCCGACGCTGATGTCCTCTCCCACGCCATCGCCGACGCCATCCTCGGCGCGGCCGGCGAGCTCGACATCGGTCACTTTTTCCCGAACACCGACGAATCCATCCGCGGCATCAGCAGCCTGGAAATCCTTCGCCGCGTGCGCGAGACCCTCGCCGGCAAATCCGTCGAAATCATCAATATCGACGCCACCGTCATCGCCGAGGAGCCCAAGATCGCCCCGCATCTCGCCGGCATGAAGGCCGCGCTCTCCGAGGCCCTCCTCCTCGCGCCCGAGCGCATCGGCATCAAGGCCACCACCAACGAAGGCATGGGCTTCCTCGGTCGCGGCGAGGGCATCGCCGCCATGGCCGTGGCCAGCGTCAACCGTCCGTAA
- a CDS encoding L,D-transpeptidase — protein MNFRIALPLLAALLLLGGCAEDKRHVIIINVPAQQMTVLDEGRPIATYPVSTSKFGVGDRPGSNCTPLGTFKIRKKIGADAPSGMKFKDRRPTGDIVAVDAPGRDPIVTRILWLDGLEPGNRNAYSRHIYIHGTPEERNIGIPASFGCIRMRSRDVIALFDTVGVGARVKVVTGGL, from the coding sequence ATGAATTTTCGGATCGCCCTGCCTCTGCTCGCCGCCCTCCTCCTTCTCGGCGGCTGCGCGGAGGACAAGCGCCACGTCATCATCATCAATGTCCCTGCCCAGCAGATGACCGTGCTCGACGAAGGCCGCCCCATCGCCACCTACCCGGTCTCCACCTCGAAATTCGGCGTCGGCGACCGCCCCGGCAGCAACTGCACCCCCCTCGGCACCTTCAAGATTCGCAAAAAAATCGGCGCCGACGCCCCGTCGGGCATGAAGTTCAAGGACCGCCGACCCACCGGCGATATCGTGGCCGTCGACGCGCCCGGTCGCGACCCCATCGTCACGCGCATCCTCTGGCTCGACGGCCTCGAGCCCGGGAATCGAAACGCCTACTCCCGCCACATCTACATCCACGGCACTCCCGAGGAGCGTAACATCGGCATTCCGGCCAGCTTCGGCTGCATTCGCATGCGCTCGCGCGACGTCATCGCCCTGTTCGACACCGTCGGCGTCGGCGCCCGCGTGAAAGTCGTGACTGGCGGCTTGTGA
- a CDS encoding GxxExxY protein: MRDEGTLVHGDLSRKIIGAAMRVLNELKPGLDEKLYENALRLELQAEGLRTDQQRRFPVHYRNQLIGTLIPDLIVEDAVIVDPKVVTAFHDEHLAQMLGYLSITGLDLALLLNFRTTRLEWKRVLNPRLIS, encoded by the coding sequence ATGAGGGATGAAGGGACGCTCGTTCACGGCGACTTGAGCCGAAAAATTATCGGCGCTGCAATGCGCGTATTGAACGAGTTGAAGCCCGGTCTCGACGAAAAACTCTACGAAAATGCCCTCCGGCTCGAACTCCAGGCCGAGGGCCTCCGAACCGACCAGCAGCGCCGGTTTCCGGTCCATTACCGAAATCAGCTCATCGGAACCCTCATCCCCGATCTGATCGTAGAGGATGCCGTCATCGTCGATCCCAAGGTCGTAACTGCTTTTCACGACGAACACCTCGCTCAGATGCTTGGTTATCTTTCGATCACCGGCCTCGATCTCGCCTTGCTGCTCAATTTCCGCACAACCCGCCTAGAGTGGAAACGAGTTCTCAATCCCAGGCTCATTTCCTGA
- a CDS encoding cellulose synthase family protein, whose protein sequence is MEAVFNNYVWSVSYLLVLIGLSAYGIHRWSIIHLFLKHIRKDVQPAGHFDDLPTVTVQLPLYNEYYVIRRLLNAVAKLDYPHDKLQIQVLDDSTDETRAVAEAECDRLRATGLDIVHIHRTDRTGFKAGALENGLITAKGDFIFILDADFVPQPDVLKQSIHYFTDEKIGMVQMRWGHINRNDSLLTRIQAMFLDGHLLLEQTARCRSGRFFNFNGTAGIWRRQAIDDAGGWHHDTLTEDLDLSYRSQLAGWKFEFLPNIIIPAELPPDMNGFKSQQHRWTKGSIQTCKKMLSTIWAAKIPFILKVEATMHLTSNFGYLLLALLCVLMLPQTMSNHHSSGMWRTWLIDLPIFFATTVSIATFYICAQRHLNPKGWMRDMLYLPMLLSLAIGMSVNNAKAVLEALINHQTGFTRTPKYGSTVTPRATKRRAYLPMKSLLPIIEMLFALYFAYCTSKALLAGEFTSVPFLLLFFVGFSYVAGKSAIAWLPSFAPPSATPATA, encoded by the coding sequence ATGGAAGCGGTTTTTAACAACTACGTCTGGAGCGTCAGCTATTTGCTGGTGTTGATCGGTTTGTCGGCTTACGGAATTCACCGCTGGTCGATCATCCATCTATTCCTCAAGCACATCCGCAAGGACGTGCAGCCCGCCGGGCATTTCGACGATCTGCCGACGGTCACCGTCCAGCTCCCCCTCTACAACGAATATTACGTTATCCGGCGGTTGCTCAACGCCGTGGCGAAGCTCGATTACCCCCACGACAAGCTCCAGATTCAGGTCCTTGACGATTCGACGGACGAAACCCGCGCTGTCGCGGAAGCCGAGTGCGATCGTCTCCGCGCCACCGGCCTCGACATCGTCCACATCCACCGGACGGACCGCACCGGTTTCAAGGCCGGCGCCCTCGAAAACGGCCTCATCACCGCCAAGGGCGACTTCATTTTCATTCTCGACGCGGATTTCGTCCCGCAACCGGACGTGCTCAAGCAGTCCATCCACTACTTCACCGACGAGAAGATCGGCATGGTGCAGATGCGCTGGGGCCACATCAATCGCAACGATTCGCTCCTCACCCGCATCCAGGCCATGTTCCTCGACGGCCACCTGCTTCTGGAGCAAACCGCCCGCTGCCGCAGCGGCCGCTTCTTCAATTTCAACGGCACCGCCGGCATCTGGCGCCGCCAGGCCATCGACGACGCTGGCGGCTGGCACCACGACACGCTCACCGAGGATCTCGATCTCAGCTACCGCTCGCAGCTCGCCGGCTGGAAATTCGAATTCCTGCCGAACATCATCATCCCGGCCGAGTTGCCGCCGGACATGAACGGCTTCAAGAGCCAGCAGCACCGCTGGACGAAGGGCTCCATCCAGACCTGCAAGAAGATGCTCAGCACGATCTGGGCGGCAAAGATTCCGTTCATCCTCAAGGTCGAGGCCACGATGCACCTCACGTCGAACTTCGGCTACCTGCTCCTCGCGCTCCTCTGCGTGCTCATGCTCCCGCAGACGATGTCGAACCATCACAGCAGCGGCATGTGGCGCACCTGGCTGATCGATCTGCCGATCTTCTTCGCCACCACCGTCTCGATCGCCACGTTCTACATCTGCGCCCAGCGGCACCTGAATCCAAAGGGCTGGATGCGCGACATGCTCTACCTCCCGATGCTCCTCTCGCTCGCGATCGGCATGTCGGTGAACAACGCCAAGGCCGTGCTCGAAGCCCTCATCAATCACCAGACCGGCTTCACCCGCACTCCGAAATACGGTTCCACCGTCACCCCGCGCGCCACGAAACGCCGCGCCTACCTTCCGATGAAATCCCTCCTTCCGATCATCGAGATGCTCTTCGCCCTCTATTTTGCCTACTGCACCTCGAAGGCCCTGCTCGCCGGGGAATTCACCTCCGTGCCGTTCCTGCTCCTCTTCTTCGTGGGCTTTTCCTACGTCGCTGGCAAATCCGCCATCGCCTGGCTGCCCTCGTTCGCCCCGCCCTCCGCCACCCCGGCCACCGCCTAG